In Synechococcus sp. KORDI-100, a single window of DNA contains:
- the argF gene encoding ornithine carbamoyltransferase, with protein MATGVAAALTALSGRDYLSSADCSADQTHGLIDLAHQLKCGDRRIELGNRALGLIFSKASTRTRVSFQVAMARLGGQTVDLQPGVTQLGRGEPLQDTARVLSRYCDVLAVRTFAQQEIVDYAHWATVPVINALTDLEHPCQALADFLTMQESHGDLAGQTLAYIGDGNNVAHSLMLCGAVLGVNVRIGCPEGFEPLPGVLEQARSLAQQGAQIDVMADPSEAVRGAQAVYTDVWASMGQEQEQKEREQAFEGFSVDQALMDQAAKGAIVLHCLPAHRGEEITAEVMESAASRIFDQAENRLHVQQALLAAVMGGL; from the coding sequence ATGGCCACAGGCGTTGCAGCTGCACTGACCGCCCTGAGCGGCCGTGACTACCTCTCATCCGCTGACTGCTCCGCGGATCAGACCCACGGACTGATTGATTTGGCCCACCAGCTGAAGTGTGGTGATCGCCGCATCGAACTAGGCAACCGCGCGCTGGGGCTGATCTTCAGCAAGGCGTCAACGCGAACCAGAGTGAGTTTCCAGGTGGCGATGGCCCGTTTGGGAGGGCAGACGGTTGATCTCCAGCCCGGCGTGACGCAGCTTGGGCGTGGTGAGCCGTTGCAGGACACCGCGCGCGTGCTTAGTCGTTACTGCGATGTGCTGGCGGTGCGTACCTTCGCCCAGCAGGAAATCGTTGACTACGCCCACTGGGCCACGGTACCGGTGATCAATGCCCTCACAGACCTGGAACATCCCTGTCAGGCCCTCGCAGACTTCCTCACCATGCAGGAAAGCCACGGCGACCTGGCCGGTCAGACGCTCGCCTACATCGGAGATGGCAACAACGTTGCCCATTCCCTGATGCTTTGCGGTGCTGTGCTCGGCGTGAATGTGCGGATCGGCTGCCCAGAGGGATTTGAGCCTCTGCCAGGCGTGCTCGAGCAGGCTCGTTCTCTGGCGCAGCAGGGTGCCCAGATCGATGTGATGGCGGATCCCTCCGAGGCTGTTCGTGGCGCTCAGGCCGTGTACACCGATGTCTGGGCCTCGATGGGGCAGGAGCAGGAGCAGAAAGAGCGTGAGCAGGCCTTCGAGGGGTTCTCCGTCGATCAGGCGCTGATGGATCAGGCGGCCAAAGGAGCCATCGTTCTGCACTGTCTGCCTGCCCATCGCGGCGAGGAGATCACTGCCGAAGTCATGGAGAGCGCGGCAAGCCGGATCTTTGATCAGGCAGAGAACCGGTTGCATGTCCAGCAGGCGCTGTTGGCAGCGGTCATGGGTGGTTTATGA
- the lexA gene encoding transcriptional repressor LexA — MTGSGPDSLTPAQQELYDWLADYIGTYHHSPSIRQMMQAMGLRSPAPIQSRLRHLQQKGWITWQEGQARTLQLLGGIVGGGIPVLGAVAAGGLVETFDDVEERLDLGSVLETRGLFALTVNGDSMVDAHIADGDVVLMEPVLDPSRLRPGTVVSALVPGSGTTLKHFHRDGAVVRLEAANPAYEPLEIPADQVQVQGRLVAVWRQV, encoded by the coding sequence GTGACAGGCTCTGGGCCCGATTCTCTGACCCCTGCGCAGCAGGAGCTTTATGACTGGCTGGCGGATTACATCGGTACCTATCACCACAGCCCCTCAATCCGCCAGATGATGCAGGCCATGGGCCTGCGATCACCGGCCCCGATTCAGAGCCGACTGCGCCATCTGCAGCAGAAAGGCTGGATCACCTGGCAGGAAGGACAGGCAAGGACGCTGCAACTGCTCGGGGGAATTGTTGGAGGTGGGATTCCTGTTCTGGGCGCTGTTGCTGCGGGCGGTCTGGTGGAAACCTTCGACGATGTGGAGGAGCGTCTTGATCTCGGGTCGGTGCTGGAAACGCGTGGACTCTTCGCTCTCACCGTGAATGGCGACTCGATGGTGGATGCCCACATCGCCGATGGCGATGTGGTGCTGATGGAGCCCGTGCTTGATCCATCCAGGCTGCGGCCTGGAACGGTGGTGAGTGCCCTGGTTCCTGGCAGTGGGACAACGTTGAAACACTTCCATCGCGACGGGGCTGTCGTGCGTCTTGAAGCTGCGAACCCTGCCTACGAACCATTGGAGATCCCTGCTGATCAGGTTCAGGTTCAAGGGCGTCTCGTGGCGGTATGGCGTCAGGTGTGA
- a CDS encoding reprolysin-like metallopeptidase — protein MKKIKFDEMISSRKWIDDMKAVVGEDRTIEIYISPGGDRMNPYNPETDEWEESRSKKPAKWQYRTMRETFQQVNDAFGVTIKQTNRERSADLRIALTTLDDNWSLNGDWSDGGDYIEIYMVYEQPEGKRGRHSKSQMQDWKHIFTHEIGHLLGLEHPWDKDDGDHAVKNENEVTVDTLMGYSSYDSFGNLKVWFQDIDIKSLIRIWGKSKQPDKELLRAPQFIIGDAKDDRLIGFKRKQSVLISLEGNDILSGGKLGDLLDGGNGNDILTGNAGRDIFRLSRGKDVITDFDSRQDGIQIGFDLEPYTILKEGLDVRVDHQHGSTLITRALVDEVENAMTYINWD, from the coding sequence ATGAAAAAAATTAAATTCGACGAGATGATTAGTTCGAGGAAATGGATCGATGATATGAAAGCAGTTGTTGGGGAAGATCGGACCATCGAGATCTATATCTCGCCAGGTGGGGATCGAATGAATCCTTACAATCCTGAGACCGATGAATGGGAGGAATCACGGTCGAAGAAGCCGGCAAAGTGGCAATATCGCACAATGCGAGAAACATTCCAGCAGGTTAATGATGCTTTTGGTGTAACGATCAAACAAACAAATAGAGAAAGGTCTGCGGATCTCAGAATTGCTTTAACAACACTGGATGATAACTGGTCATTAAATGGCGACTGGAGCGATGGAGGTGACTATATTGAAATTTACATGGTGTACGAACAGCCAGAAGGCAAGAGGGGGCGACATTCAAAGTCTCAAATGCAAGATTGGAAGCATATATTTACCCATGAGATAGGTCATCTTCTTGGACTGGAGCATCCATGGGACAAGGACGATGGAGACCATGCGGTAAAAAATGAGAACGAGGTGACAGTTGATACGCTCATGGGCTACAGCAGCTATGATTCCTTTGGCAACCTAAAAGTCTGGTTCCAGGATATAGACATAAAATCCTTAATCAGAATTTGGGGCAAATCTAAACAGCCTGATAAAGAGTTATTGAGAGCACCACAGTTCATCATAGGAGATGCAAAAGATGACAGGTTAATTGGATTTAAAAGAAAACAGTCAGTGCTAATCAGTCTTGAGGGAAACGACATTTTATCTGGTGGAAAGCTTGGTGATTTACTTGATGGTGGTAATGGCAATGACATTTTGACGGGCAACGCAGGGCGGGACATATTCAGATTGTCTAGAGGCAAAGATGTCATTACAGACTTTGATTCAAGACAGGACGGAATTCAGATTGGCTTCGACCTCGAACCTTACACAATCTTGAAAGAAGGATTAGACGTAAGGGTGGATCATCAGCATGGCTCGACACTCATCACAAGGGCGCTCGTAGATGAAGTAGAAAATGCAATGACTTATATAAACTGGGACTAA